A region from the Sandaracinus amylolyticus genome encodes:
- a CDS encoding DUF6929 family protein gives MTERRVARLDPSMRAMVRTRRELFYDAGADPAIDRPAHVRSGSGLAWLGSRLVIAQDDASFLALLDASLAHVSSITLDHVVDGARQFDAVRGNKKQKLDLEACSVLTCDGREVLVAWGSGSLPARERLVVLERDADRARVVEAQSLYASLRARIEFAGSEMNIEGAAPIGGDRVRIFQRGNGAPHGDLVPIDAMGDLDLRALLAWIADPTRPVPALRDVVQWDLGRVSDVRLTFTDACPAPGGSIAYLAAAEASPDAIEDGVVVGVAMGVIDARGEARYALVTTPDGAPFVGKCEGLAWVPGATGKRALVVVDRDDPGAPSELLELDLEGFPNGS, from the coding sequence ATGACGGAGCGTCGCGTCGCACGGCTCGACCCTTCGATGCGCGCGATGGTGCGCACACGGCGCGAGCTCTTCTACGACGCGGGCGCGGACCCTGCGATCGATCGACCGGCGCACGTGCGCTCGGGCTCGGGGCTCGCGTGGCTCGGCTCGCGGCTCGTGATCGCGCAGGACGATGCGAGCTTCCTCGCGCTGCTCGACGCATCGCTCGCGCACGTGTCGTCGATCACGCTCGATCACGTCGTCGACGGCGCGCGGCAGTTCGACGCCGTTCGCGGCAACAAGAAGCAGAAGCTCGACCTCGAGGCGTGCTCGGTGCTCACGTGCGATGGGCGCGAGGTGCTCGTCGCGTGGGGCTCGGGATCGCTCCCGGCGCGCGAGCGGCTCGTCGTGCTGGAGCGCGACGCGGATCGTGCGCGCGTGGTCGAGGCGCAGTCGCTCTATGCGAGCCTGCGCGCGCGCATCGAGTTCGCGGGGAGCGAGATGAACATCGAGGGCGCGGCGCCCATCGGCGGGGATCGCGTGCGTATCTTCCAGCGCGGCAACGGCGCGCCGCACGGCGACCTCGTGCCGATCGACGCGATGGGCGATCTCGATCTGCGCGCGCTGCTCGCGTGGATCGCGGATCCGACGCGCCCGGTGCCGGCGCTGCGCGACGTGGTGCAATGGGATCTCGGTCGTGTGTCCGACGTGCGCCTCACGTTCACCGATGCGTGCCCTGCGCCGGGCGGATCGATCGCGTACCTCGCGGCGGCGGAAGCGTCGCCCGATGCCATCGAGGACGGCGTGGTGGTCGGCGTCGCGATGGGCGTGATCGACGCGCGCGGAGAGGCGCGCTACGCGCTCGTCACGACGCCCGACGGCGCGCCGTTCGTGGGCAAGTGCGAGGGGCTCGCGTGGGTGCCGGGCGCCACCGGGAAGCGCGCGCTGGTCGTCGTCGATCGCGACGATCCGGGCGCGCCTTCGGAGCTCCTGGAGCTCGATCTCGAAGGCTTTCCCAACGGCTCTTGA
- a CDS encoding peroxiredoxin — protein sequence MGLHIGSTAPDFEQDSTEGRIRFHEWAGDKWVVLFSHPADYTPVCTTELGLVARLKDKFAQRNAKVIALSVDPVDSHLGWVKDIEDTQGVKMNYPILADGDQKVSKLYDMVHPECDPKITVRSVYFIDPKKKIRATFTYPPSAGRNFDEVLRVLDSLQLTDNHSVATPGNWKDGDDVVIVPSLKDPEVMKQKFPKGWKELRPYLRMTPQPNK from the coding sequence ATGGGTCTCCACATCGGCAGCACCGCGCCCGACTTCGAGCAGGACTCCACCGAGGGCCGCATTCGATTCCACGAGTGGGCCGGCGACAAGTGGGTCGTGCTCTTCTCGCACCCCGCCGACTACACGCCGGTCTGCACCACCGAGCTCGGCCTCGTCGCGCGCCTCAAGGACAAGTTCGCGCAGCGCAACGCGAAGGTGATCGCGCTCAGCGTGGACCCGGTCGACTCGCACCTCGGCTGGGTGAAGGACATCGAGGACACGCAGGGCGTGAAGATGAATTATCCGATCCTCGCCGACGGGGATCAGAAGGTCAGCAAGCTCTACGACATGGTGCATCCGGAGTGCGATCCGAAGATCACCGTGCGCTCCGTCTACTTCATCGACCCGAAGAAGAAGATCCGCGCGACGTTCACGTATCCGCCGAGCGCCGGGCGCAACTTCGACGAGGTGCTGCGCGTCCTCGACTCGCTGCAGCTGACCGACAACCACTCGGTCGCGACCCCGGGCAACTGGAAGGACGGAGACGACGTCGTGATCGTCCCGTCGCTCAAGGACCCGGAGGTCATGAAGCAGAAGTTCCCCAAGGGATGGAAGGAGCTCCGCCCCTACCTGCGCATGACGCCTCAGCCCAACAAGTGA